Sequence from the Orcinus orca chromosome 11, mOrcOrc1.1, whole genome shotgun sequence genome:
ggctactcttcgttgcggtgcatgggcttctcattgcggtggcttctcttgttgggcagcacgggctctaggtgtgcaggcttcattagttgtggctcgtgggctctagagtgcaggcttagtagttgtggcgcatgggcttagttgctctgtggcatgtgggatcttcccggaccagggctcgaacccgtgtctcctgcattggcaggcggactcttaaccactgcaccaccagggaagccccatgggtgttcattttatgttttatattccagaaatgttaaatatattcttttatgtgTCAAACactgcataatttttttaaaaagtatataaaataggcATTTCTTTCAGAAATGACCTGAATGCTCTCTTCCTGaaccctttcctccctcttgcctttTCCTTGTTTATAACTCGCTAGAGCATTCCCTTGGTtgtttgtgcgtgtgtgtccACCTTAGGTGGATGAACTTGAAGGCAGGGACAGGTCTtagttttttcatctctaatgTCTACAACACAAAGCCTGACATGTGGTAAGCATTTAGTTAACCATTGtcgaatgaatgcatgaatggagACTCCAAACTCATGTCCATGTTGACCCCTGAGGACAAGCCAAAGCCTTCCCAGCTGGGCTTTCTCCCGACTCCCATAGCGTTCCCCAGCCGCCTCACCCCACTGTGCCTGCACGTGCACACGACACTGGGGGTGAACCGGGGCAGCTCTGCCTCAGCCCCACCTCCCTGTGCTCCTCAGGTCTTTCACGGAGACCATGAGCTCCCTGTCCCCTGGGAAGCCATGGCAGACCAAGCTGAGCAGTGCGGGACTCATCTATCTGCACTTCGGGCACAAGCTGCTGGCCCAGTTGCTGGTTACTAGCGAAGAGGACAGCGTGGTGGGCACCCTCTATGACAAGGTGGGGACTCGAGGACAGAGATGCCCCCCACATGCGTCTCCACCAGGCGGGCCGGAGTGGCACTCAGGATTGGGCTCGGGTCGGGGTTCCTGACCTGTGCTGGCCCACTGCTCTCTCCCTCAGCCAGGCCCACCTTCTCACAGGGGAATGGTTAATCTCTTCCTGCCTCCATCCTGGGGTGCTTGTGAGAAGTGGATGAGGTAATGTATGGGGAAGGGCTTTCTTTGCATGACCTGACATACGTACGTTCTTCAACAAATTGGTAATAGAGGAGGCTGCTTATGTTTGGAAGCATATGGCTGAGGTTCTGGCTGCCCTGAAGGTGGAGGGCAGCATATCTCGGGCACCACTGTATTCACTGGAGGCACACTGAGTTAGGAAACTGGGAAGGGATTGATTATGAAAACCTCTTCAGGTTCCACCAGCGCCCCCTGCAGGCAGCTCAGCAGGTGCCTGTGGTTGGGGAAAGAACAGGGCTAGCGTCCCTGGTGTGCATGTTGGATCGATGATTCTGAGGACTCCTACTTGACCCCACTAATGTGAAGTTCACAGCAAGTCAAACTGCAGGTGCAGTCAACTCTGTTTTTTGCAGATAGGCTGTTGAGTTCAGTTCTCTGATCCAAAACTGAAGAAATATGAACGATAAATTGGAGCTTCTGGAATACTAAGGTTTTAGACTGCCTGGGTCAATTTTCCCTTCTATTGCTAAGGGTTTTCTAAGCAATTGAACTAAATTATGCCCaaggtttttttatttatttttattgaggataGTTGACGTACAATATTGTATGTTTCGGGTATAactacatagtgattcacaatttttgaagattgtattccatttatagttattataaaatattggctgtattccctgtgccatacagtataGTATGtccttatagctttttttttttttttttttgcggtacacaggcccctcactatcgtggcctctctggttgcggagcacaggctctagacgcgcaggctcagcggccatggctcacgggcccagacgctccgcggcatgtgggatcttcccagactggggcatgaacccgtgtcccctgcatcggcaggcggactctcaaccactgcgccaccaaggaagccccatccTACCATTTCTTTAGCCTCAGGAGATGCAGCAGCTGCTGATGCCACGTGGcacatcatgggcttccctgggacCACATCCCAGCCCTGATGTCTAGTCCAGTACTCATcttctttggctgcgttgggtctttgttgctgcgcacaggctttctctagttgcagcaagcaggggctactcttcgttgcagtgcacgggcttctcattgcggtagcttctgttgttgtggagcacaggctctaggcacgcgggcttcagtagttgtggcacatgggctcagtagttgtcgctcgcaggctctagagcgcaggcgcagtagttgtggatcgtgggcttagttgctctacggcatgtgggatcctcccagaccagggcttgaaccttgtcccctgcactggcaggcggattcttaaccactgcaccaccaggggagccctcctcCTGTACCTCTTAACTGGATCAGTGAATAGCCTGCTCAGCTCACCTGGCGCTTTACACCCCCAGGCCATGAGGATCCACTCCCACAGAACCCCTCGTGGAACTCTAGACTTTTCCTTGTTCAGAAggcagcagccccctccccacacaggcTGGCCTTGGCTCAGGCTTTGAGCGGTAGTAGAGCACTGGATTAGAAATCAGGTGATCTGAATTCCAGCCCCAGCACTGCGCTCTGACCTTTAGCCAGCTGCTGAACTCCCCAATTCCCCCCTTCCTCATCCAGTTAATGTTGGGAGATCCTTGCAGGGCTGTAGTGAAGATTAAAGACAGTGTATGCACAAACTTTGAGGCCTATGAAGCTTTATGCAAATGGCAGGCGCCCTCCAGAGCATTTCTCCTGTGCTGCCTTAGATGTACGAGAACTTCGTGGAGGAGGTGGATGCGGTGGACAACGGGATCTCtcagtgggaggagggagagcctCGGTACGCGGTGACCACTACGCTGAGCGCCCGGGTTGCTCGGCTTAATCCCACCTGGAACCAGCCCAACCAAGACACTGAGGTGAGGACGACCGTGGGGAAGAGACCGTGAGGCACGTGAGAACCTCGGGAAAATGAGAGAGGCTGTCCCGTCAGGCCCTAGCAGAGTTAGCAGTTTGGGCCAGCACTGTGGTTCTAATTCCCATGTGATTCCCAGGCCGGATTCAAGCGTGCAATGGACCTGGTTCGAGAGGAGTTTCTGCAGAGACTAGACTTCTACCAGCACAGCTGGCTGCCAGCCCGGGCCCTGGTGGAAGAGGCCCTGGCCCAGCGGTTCCAGGTACTGGCCTGGGAGGAGGCACTGTGGCTCAGGTTAGTGATTCCTGGTGGGCTGCTGGCCAACAGGGGCTCCCATTCCTACCCTAAACCTTCTATCCCTGCTCCACTTCCTTTTCAGGTGGACCCAAGTGGGGAGATAATAGAACTGGTGAAGGGTGGATGCCCCTGGAAGGAGCACCTCTACCACCTGGAATCGGGGCTGTCCCCCCCGGGGACCATCGCCTTTGTTATCTACACGGACCAGGCTGGACAGTGGCGGGTACAGTGTGTGCCTAAGGAGCTGCATTCATTCCAGAGCAGGTGAGGCCCTAGGGGACCGCCCTGCAGCCCTTCAGGCCTGTTTCAACCCTATCAGAGGAGGAGGCCACTAACCTAGGCTTCTGCTCCTCCTCTCCCAGTTCCTCAAGGCCTCCATTTGCTCCCACCAACTCCCTCTTTCTGCTTACTCATAGGCTGCCCCTGCCAGAGCCATGGCGGGGTCTTCGGGATGCGGCCCTGGACCAGGTCAGTGGCATTCCTGGCTGTGTCTTTGTCCACACCAGTGGCTTCATTGGTGGGCACCGTACCCGAGAGGGTGCCCTGAGCATGGCCCATGCCACCTTGGCCCAGCGCCCAGCACCTATGCCTCCCACAAATTCCCTAGTCCAATAAAATCTCTTCTGTCTCATACTGACGAAGTATTTCTCCATTACTGCCCTGTATCATTCTGGGAACTTGCTGAAACTTGGGAAAAGTACAACATCTGTTATGCGCCAGAGCCTGTGCTAGGTGTTTTCTCAGCTTTGCTTCCCAAATCGTTTGGAAACTCTCCAGTTTCTAAGGGTAAATAACTTGGCCAAATTCACAAGAAATGACCAAAACGCGAACGAGCCAAGATCTTACCCCAAAGCCCACGGCTCCTTCAGTAAACCCCAGTGCTGGGCAAAGATGAGTCTCACGATcgaatggaaaacaaacaaaggacactttttattattgaatgcGGGAGTGAGGGGAGTGGGGCCGACCAAGGGGTGGCCCTGGGAGAGGGTCCCAAGGGGCAGAGGTTGGGGACGTCTCAGTAAAGAGGGGCAGATCATGAATAGAGCCTCCGCCCCCAGCTGGGGGCTCTTGAGTTCGGCCAAGCACTGGGCTAAAACGTGGAAACTGGGCATTGACAAAGTACAGAGGGATGTGGGCGATCCGGCCCGTGGACCAGCACTGCAGAGAGAGGGGAAAGCAAAGTCTGACCAGTCTGAGCCCAAAGAAGGCCATACAGCAGAGCCACACAGCAGCTGCAGCCCTCGCTCCTCAGCCCACTCCTGCAACCACAGCAGCTGGCCTACTCACCACGCTGAGCAGAGCTCCTTTGttgaaggaaggatggaaagtgATGAGCTGGGCCTGGGCTCCTGGCTCCCCCTGGACAGCGCCACTAGGGGCAGAAGGAAAGGTGAGCAGGCTGCTGGAGGCAGAAGGCAGGTGTAGAGGGTATGGGTTTGGTATGGGAGGCCGGGGGGGGACCACACCTGCCCAGCACCTACCAAGGAAGTAGCTCAAACACAGGGCTGTTTCGAGTGCGAAAAAGGAGGATGACTGGTTTACCATTCTGGACCCGTGGATTTCCTGTAAGAAGTGGATACAGGGATAGGAAGGAACTCTGGAGGCAGAATCCCAGggtaggggcaggggcaggggcagagaaGAACTGCAGCCAGGGCCTGGAAACAGTCAATTAATGGGAAGATGGTGCGGCCGGAGCAaaggcctccctcccctcctcttacCTTTCATGAGCACAGCCAGCCGCTCCCCACTTGGGTCCCAGACCATGGAGTGAGCCTCTCCCCCAAGCCTATGGGTCAGAACAGCAGGTTGGGAGGGCTCAGCGTGGTCCCTCCCAGCTTTGTCTCACTGCCCCTCCCTCGCCCACCCAGCTCACCTTTCCTCTCCATCTGGTGTCTGTACTGTCGTCTCAGACAGATCTGCCACAATCGTAGCTGACTTCGCGCCTCCAACGCACCCCTTTCGCTCACCTGCGGATCAGGGCAGAGGCTCTTAAGGACAAGAAAGGGGCCTCCCACTGGCCCCTGCCTCCTCTCCATCACAGGCATCAACACCTCTCAAGGCTCCCAagcttattccttttcttttctccccaagtTTCTTCCCTTTATCCTTCAGAGCAGCATATTCCAGATGGTTCCTGTCTCCCTCCGACTACCCCAGATGTTGTGCATCCAGAAGTGTTTCCCTGGACTCACCACAACGTTCTGGGAACGACAAGGAGTAAATCAATGGTTCCCCCAACACAGTGAACAGCAGGCGGTTTCCATCAGGACTCCAGCAGCCAGTCTGGGGTCAGGGAGCAAAAGGCAGGGAAAGAGTGGTCTATGGGAATACAGGAGGGAAGCACACGAGGAAGAGAAGTAGAGGAGGTGGGGGGACACGCCTGGGGGAGCAGGGCCCACCTCCGCCCCCGCTCCTGAGACGCACAGTCCCTCCTACCTGACATCGCCCTGATAGGGTAGGCCACCGCTCACAAGTCCACATCTGGGCCTCCCAGACTCTGTGCCAAAGAGAGGCAGGTCACAGCTTAGGAACTCTAGGTGTCACAGCCTGGACTTCCCTTCCTGTCAGTCCCACATTCAGGTGAATGGGAACGCGGACAGAAGGTTGTGGCACTCGCAGTTCCAGGAGCCTAGTGCCTTTCTCTAGGTCgttcctgcccccctccccgccctccccctaCTCACCGAAAGAGAGCTGAAGGAGTGGTAGCCAGGACTTTGCTGCCATCCGGGGACCAGAGCAGGTTGGTAACCCCACCTCCCCGAAACCAGGGAAGGGGAACACAGGTCTCTGTTGAGACATCCCATACCtaggagaaaggggaagagagtgAGACAGGGGAGACTCAAGCATCCCTACCATCCCACGGGGGGCCGCCCTTCCTTAAGGTACAAAGAACCAGAGGGGAGGACGTGGGAAAGGGACAGTTAAAACAGGAGGAAATAGGGTTATGTCTATACTGACAGCAGGCAGAAATCTACATCTGAGGAGTCAGGCTGGTGCAGCGCCTTCCCCTGGATATGTTTAAGATTGAATGGACAGctgttcctctccttcccccagggTATTTCCCACCACCAGGCAAAGAAAGCTCTCTCCTCAAGTCTGGGGTGGCTGAAATGACCAAAAGAGGCGTGGGGACCAACTCACCAGGATGGCAGCGTCCACAGGTGAAGCTGAGAGTAGCCGACCCCCACTGGGGGCCCAGGCCAAGCTGGTGACAGGCGTGTGCCCAGGGTGAGAGAGCACTTGGGCACAGCCGGAAGAGGGTCTGCCGAGGGGAAACGGGGTGTGGAGTCAGAAGACAACAGGAAGAAACCCCATGATTCTATTCCCCTGCCTCCTCCTGCTAAAACTTCCCAATCCCAATGGCCcctctgagttcaaatccaggttggggaaaatgaataaggatcatggaagttaaagaaaaagaaggaaggaagggcagtcACTATCAGGAGGtccagaaaggaaaacaggtgAAAGGGACAAAAAAGCCTGAACGAGACAAAAACTTTTGACCAGTAAAGCTAGAAGGTACTGGGCTGGGGAGATGCATGTTCTGCTCTAGATGAGAGCCCTCTCCCCACAGGACCATCCTGCCTGGAGCATGGGATAATCCATGCCATCACTTCAAGGTTCCAATCTCTTCTCTTCCTACAGTTATCCACCACTCTCCAGGATTCAGCCTGTGCTCCTAACTCTGTCTTTCTGCCTTTCCTTGTCAGAATCAGCTTCCCTCCCCAGCGCTCCCACATCATTTTCTCCTCATCAAAGACGGCGCACGTGgcaaaccccccccccccccactaaaCTGGGAACTAGTTGAGGGGCCCCGGCTGTGTCCGTCAGCTCTGTATCTCCAGAGCCACATTCTTGGCCTGACAGGTACAGGCTACTAGCCAAATTAATGCCACCTTGTCCTTTCTCCTCCCAACTATACCCCCCTTAAGCTCTAATGAGATCTTAGGTCACCAGTCTACAACTAACTCTCTTAACTTTACAATACATCAGTTTACAGAGATCCATCTCATTCTTTTCAGTGGCCCCACTGCATTCCACTGAATAGATGAACTACAATTTACTCAGTCAGGCCACCACAAATGGATATTTCCGCTGTTACAAACGGTACTGCAAAAAATATTCCCTATATCTTTATGTACTCGTCATTATTTGTGTAGAATAGAGTATTAaagtggaattgcaggtaaaAAAAGGCTTGAACCTTTCAAAAGATAAATATGCCAACAAATATATTCTGAAAAGTTTGTACCACAATATACTCTACCTGTAGTTTTCCTAGTCTTGCTAGTATTGGATATTATCAAACATTTCAACTTTAATAATACTAGCATactgggaactccctggtggtccagtggtcaggactccacgctctcactgctgagggccagggttcaatccccagtcagggaactaagaccccacaagcctgACGGTGCAGccaacaaaataataattatcataCTATAATTCTGAATGGGCCAAAAAGCATTCTATACATTCTTCtagtccttttatttattcatttttacatttagttcttttgtCTGCTTGgaatttatttgtatataaaatgtaaagCAAGGACAAACTGTATTGTTTTCTAAATAGATAGCCAATTATGCcaaaaccactaaaaaaaaaaaaacaaaaactactctATTGCAATGCAAATCCAAATTCATCATATATTAAATTTCCATAAATTCTTAGATCTGTTCCTGAATGTTGTTCTGTTACACTGATCTGTTTGATCTTATGCCAATAACTTTCTGTTACTGTAActtcataaaatatttcaatacCTGGTAGGGCAAATCTCCTCTCAATATGCTtccttttcaaacttttcttgGCAATCCTTccacatttattctttcataaaaACTCTATTATTTTGTCCagttcacaaaaacaaacaaaaaccagcagAATTCTGATGGGAAATACACTTAATCTGACATCTTCATGATTAAATTTTCCTACCCAGGAATATAACACATCCCTCCATTAATTAAGCTCTTGTTTAATATTCTTCAACCACTTTCTTCAGATGTCTAacagattaaataaatttaacaatttaTTCCTAGTAATCTATAGTAATTGTTGTACCTGTTGTAAATAGAACGTATTTTCCATTGTAATTTCTCAACTGATTCTTGTTGGTACCAAGGGAAGCTATTACGTTTTCAGTTTCTTGGATCCAGTTGCCTTACTACTTAAATTTCTTATTAGATTAAATAGGTTTTTTGGTTGAATCTCTCGTCTAGGCTTAAAATCATatcatcaaataaaaataattttctcttctttcacaaGACTTTAccatgtttccttttcttgtcttaacTGCCCTCGAAAGAACCTCCACAAATAATGTTGGTTAATAATGGTGGTAATGACATCTCTGTCTTTATCTTGACATTACTGGAAATACCTTTAGTATTTCCTATTTCActgttcaatatggtagccacgGATTTTGCATATATACTCTTTATGTTTAGGTTGTCTCTTTGTATTCCTGTTTAGGTATTCAGCTGAATGTCTGCTTATTGAGAAGGGCATTTATTTATAGAAACACTTTCCTCTAATTTGCAAATGTAACAATCATTTTAATAGACTTCCTAATGGTgaatagtttttaatttctggaaTATTCTACTTGGttacgatttttttttaaatatgcttttggactctatttgctaatattttattaagcattttaaaatctatgCTCAGGGGagttccctgacagtccagtggttaggacttcatgctttcactgccaagggcgcaggttcagtccctggtcagtaTATCAAATACATAACTaaagatctactgtatagcacagggaactctactcaatactctgtaatggcctatatggaaaagaatctaaaaaaagagtggatatatgtatatgtataactgattcactttgctgtacagcagaaactaacacaacattgtaaattgactatactgcaataaaaatttaaaacaaaaaaaacccctggtcggggaactaagatcccgcaagccacgagtcatggtgaggaagtaaagtaaggaaggagggaaggagggaagtaagtaaataaataaataaaatctatgctcaaatattttctttcttataccACCTATTGTCAGGTTAGGTTACATTAGGTTTATGGAAATAAATCaggatggggacttccctcatggtccagtggttaagaatacaccttccaactcaggggacgtgggttcgagccctggtcagggaactaagatctcacatgccgtggggcaaccaagcccgtgtgttctagagcctgtgtgccacaactagagagcccatgcaccgcaatgaaagatctcgcatgccacaacaaagattccgagtgccacaactaaagacccgcacagccaaataaataaataatatatatatatattttaaaaaagatttgtataaaaagaaataaatcaggattgatcctgggacagaaagaggacattaatgagaaaactggtgaaattagAACAAAGTTTGGAGTTTAGTTAATAACAATGTACAAATgtcagtttcttagttttgacaaatctAACATGGTTATATCAGACGTTAACGATGATGTGAAAGGTATACCAAAACTCTACTATCTTTGCAGCTtttctaaaaatctaaaattatgcacaaagtttattaaaaggaaaataaatcaggaGGCTTTCCAAATTTTTTATGATCTGGATTAGTTCAGATAACATGGAGATTATCTTTTCTTTGACAATTAGATAGAACTCTCATAAAACCATCTCAGCCTGGCATCTTTTTTTAGGGGTAGAGCTCATCCGTTTTAATTGCTTCTACAGTCCACTTTGATAACATATATTTTGCTAGACAAACATTTCCTTTAGGTTTTCAAATCTGTTAGTCTAAACTTATATATAATATGCTCAATAATTCTATTTTCTTCCATATTTGCGGTTATCtctcctttcccattttgaaaataGTGTactttgattttctattttacctTATTAAGGCTGGCCAAaaggttttcttctttattcataatttaaagaaccagtttctggttttatatttagTTAGTCCTCATGGGGATTTTTTCCAATTTCATCGGTTTCAGCTTTTATCCATATTaattcccttccccctttcctttaAACCTACATCTGGCAGTCCTCTGAAAGAGACAGTCTTTCCAATCCATGATCCATAGGTACAAACTCCCCACAATCCCAGAAGCCCCcagttctgtccctttctctagATTAGATCTTCTCAGCACCTCCACCTTGGCCTTAGGTCTGCTTTTCCCGTAGCCCTGGGAAGTGCTGTGAGGAAAAAGAACTTCTCCTTCCAGACCTCCTCACCACCCCAGCATGGCCACGACCCTCAGGCCAAGGTAAGAGAGAGACAGCTGGGACTCACCGGGTAGACAAGGACGTGGGGTCCAGGGTCCAGATGAGAATGCAGCTCTGGCAGGCCACAGCCAAGACGGAGGCACTGAGGGGCTTCCAGGCCAGGGCCGCCACATTTCGCTGCAGCCGGTGCTTCAGGGAGGGGACTATAGTGCTGGGGTgaaaggggaggggatggggtcaAAGCAGGGACACTAAGGCGCAGCGACCTGAGTTGTGGTTGAGGAGGGAAATCCAGAGAGAAAGCTGATCATCCAGGGCCTGTGGGTATTGTGGGACAGAGGACAGGATAAAGACTGGATCTGGAAAGAGGACGCATCCAGTTGTGGGGCCTCCCTGACCCCAGTTCTGGAAGGAGCCATGGACCAGGCCCAGGAACTGCAGGACTCCCTGGGCACCAAGGctggagaaggaagtggggacTGACCGATGGAGACTGAAGACTCCGAGTCCACCCAGCGTGCCCCACACATACCTGTTGGCATTATACACACGGATGGAGTCATCTAGCAGGGCCACCGCAAACTTGTTGGTGTGTGGGTGCCACGCAAAGACCCTCAAGCAGCAGCTGGACCTGGGGCAGGAGTGAGGGTGAGGAGTCCCGACCTGCACCTCGCCATTCCCGGCCCAGAGCTCGGGTTCCCTTCTGTGTGAGGACACTATTATTTttcactgcttttctttctttttgggggCGGTAGGAGGGAGAATGTGGGGAGCAGTCAGGAAAGGGGTATGAGGAGTCTCTGCCTTGATTTCCCTCTCCCCAGAAGAAGTTCCAAGGTTCAGGACTTGCTTCCCACAAACGCTCCAGAGCTTGTACACTCACCAGTTTGTGACTTGAGCGAATTCAGCAATCAGATCTTCACTCCTGAGCTGTAATAACAAAGCGGATAGAGGTTGCACTGGGAAAAAAGGAGCTTATCCCCTCGATGCTCCCACAGGGGAGCTGCACCATTCATACCCTCTGCAGTCTTCTCATCACACCCTGACCCTAAGACATAGGAagtggagagggggtgggagtgggggagcaGCAGCCAGGGAGGGCCGGGGGGAAGCCAAACTTacagacagatggggaaacagagacccATGGAGGGAGGAGGCCCATCGACAGAGTGCCAGGGCCCAGCTGGATGCCGTCTTCACCCACTCAAACACTGTGGGGTTGAGAAAGCAGCTGTGATTAAACCATTCACAGGGTTCTCACTGGGCACCCTCCTAGGTGAGGGACGAGCAAGGGCAAGCACTCCCCAGATCCTTCCACCCAACAAGTGCTCCGGACACCCACTCTATGGTATGGGGGTAGGTAGAGGGGAAGAGAAGATGGTACCAGCAGAGTCAAATGGGCTGGGAAATACAGGGCTAAAGGGAAAGGCGCTGGGCCAACAGGTATTGGGATGAATTAGGGGGAATATGGACGGGAGATGGCAACCATAAAACTAGAGAAGGCTAGAGATAAACACACTTACCCTCCTCCTCTGAGTCTGCAATTTCATTCAGCACACCAAAAAGTCCCACATCACGCCTGAACAGGAGAGGGAGCTGTGAGTCACTCTGATCCCTTCAGTCTGCTAagttcatctattcattcactcaataaacatgtattaaaaaTAACACTCACACTTAATGAGTGACAACTATGTGACATGTACTTTATATAGTCCTTTCATTGTACCCATGAGAGGACAATATATAAATTGTCCACCAGTGAGGCAACTAAGGCTCAGAGCTCTTTCAGGGCTTTGTGCACAGATCAAGGAGTCAAGACTTGccctaagggacttccctggtggcacagtggttaagaatccatctgccaatgcaggggacacgggttcaagccctggtccaggaagatcccacatgccgcggagcaactaagcccgcgcgccacaactactgagcctgtgctctagagcctgcgagccacaactactgagcccgagtgcctagagcccgtgctccgcaacaagagaagccgccgcaatgagaagcccatgcactgcaacgaagagttgccccggctcgctgcaactagagaaaactcacacgcagcaacaaagacccaacgcagccaaaaataaattttatagatTTAGAAAAAATAGATCGATTGATAAACaatagatttataaaaaataataataaaataaatttacgaaacaaattattaaaaaaaaaaaagacttgcccTAAGATAGTGAATGGAAAGCCACAGAAAGAGTTTAAGCTGAGGAATAAACTGATCACActggcattttagaaagatcagtctggctgcagattagaggggaaaaagaatggagagaaagaaatgggTTAAGAGGCTACTTCAGGAATCTAGAAGAAAGGCCAAAGTGGCCTGAACCACTggggatggagaaaagacagatttgAGTGCTCGAGGAAGTAGAATGGACAGGATTTGAGGACTAATTAGACATTAGTAAGGGAAAGAGCAATATCAAGGGAAACACGCAGGTGATAATTATAGCATCTAATACTGCTTACACTGTGCCAGGGCTGGGCTAGATGCGTCACATGCATCATCTAATTCAGCCTTTATCACAACCCTACAAAATAGGTATTGTTATCATCAGCATTTTTAGATGAGAGAACAGAGAGTGTGAAGAGGTTAATTATCAAAGGTGAACTAAGTAGGAAatagcagagtcaggattcaaccTGTCTGCCTGCCCCAGAGCCTACATTCAAACCACTTGCTTCTATATGACTAGGAAGGCTATTCCTTGAGATGAAAATCACAAGGAAGAAGCCAGCTtagagaggaaaatgaagagaTTGATTTTGAACAAGCTGAGTGTATGAAGCCTGTGGAATATCTCTAACCGAGGGTGTTGAGCAGACAAGTGAACACCCAGGTGTGGAGCATCAATCACAAGTCCAGCCTAGGGACACCAACATTTAAGAGAGagcaggaggcttccctggtgg
This genomic interval carries:
- the MYG1 gene encoding MYG1 exonuclease gives rise to the protein MGHRFLRGSLPLLLLLPPPRRSPHLKRSLESVPLSKRPRSHLMAPPRIGTHNGTFHCDEALACALLRLLPEYRDAEIVRTRDPEKLASCDIVVDVGGEYDPQRHRYDHHQRSFTETMSSLSPGKPWQTKLSSAGLIYLHFGHKLLAQLLVTSEEDSVVGTLYDKMYENFVEEVDAVDNGISQWEEGEPRYAVTTTLSARVARLNPTWNQPNQDTEAGFKRAMDLVREEFLQRLDFYQHSWLPARALVEEALAQRFQVDPSGEIIELVKGGCPWKEHLYHLESGLSPPGTIAFVIYTDQAGQWRVQCVPKELHSFQSRLPLPEPWRGLRDAALDQVSGIPGCVFVHTSGFIGGHRTREGALSMAHATLAQRPAPMPPTNSLVQ
- the AAAS gene encoding aladin isoform X2; the protein is MRVRLPTFGARRDVGLFGVLNEIADSEEEVFEWVKTASSWALALCRWASSLHGSLFPHLSLRSEDLIAEFAQVTNWSSCCLRVFAWHPHTNKFAVALLDDSIRVYNANSTIVPSLKHRLQRNVAALAWKPLSASVLAVACQSCILIWTLDPTSLSTRPSSGCAQVLSHPGHTPVTSLAWAPSGGRLLSASPVDAAILVWDVSTETCVPLPWFRGGGVTNLLWSPDGSKVLATTPSALFRVWEAQMWTCERWPTLSGRCQTGCWSPDGNRLLFTVLGEPLIYSLSFPERCGERKGCVGGAKSATIVADLSETTVQTPDGEERLGGEAHSMVWDPSGERLAVLMKGNPRVQNGKPVILLFRTRNSPVFELLPCGAVQGEPGAQAQLITFHPSFNKGALLSVCWSTGRIAHIPLYFVNAQFPRFSPVLGRTQEPPAGGGGSIHDLPLFTETSPTSAPWDPLPGPPLGRPHSPHSRIQ
- the AAAS gene encoding aladin isoform X1, giving the protein MCSLALFPPPPPRGQVTLYEHNNELVTGSSYESPPPDFRGQWINLPVLNLTKDPLKTPGRLDHGTRTAFIHHREQVWKRCINIWRDVGLFGVLNEIADSEEEVFEWVKTASSWALALCRWASSLHGSLFPHLSLRSEDLIAEFAQVTNWSSCCLRVFAWHPHTNKFAVALLDDSIRVYNANSTIVPSLKHRLQRNVAALAWKPLSASVLAVACQSCILIWTLDPTSLSTRPSSGCAQVLSHPGHTPVTSLAWAPSGGRLLSASPVDAAILVWDVSTETCVPLPWFRGGGVTNLLWSPDGSKVLATTPSALFRVWEAQMWTCERWPTLSGRCQTGCWSPDGNRLLFTVLGEPLIYSLSFPERCGERKGCVGGAKSATIVADLSETTVQTPDGEERLGGEAHSMVWDPSGERLAVLMKGNPRVQNGKPVILLFRTRNSPVFELLPCGAVQGEPGAQAQLITFHPSFNKGALLSVCWSTGRIAHIPLYFVNAQFPRFSPVLGRTQEPPAGGGGSIHDLPLFTETSPTSAPWDPLPGPPLGRPHSPHSRIQ